TGATGAGTTTCCAAAACCTGTGGTGATGCCTGGCTATGTTGAGGGCATTCTGAGTGTAGGGTTACCGATGGTTTCAGTGCACCTCTTTTTGCCTTGGCAGCCATCACCTGTCCAGCCAACAGTCACTACgagccctgtgctgcagcctgccctgcaaCCTGTGTTGACCCATTAGCACCCTATAAGTGCAGCCTGCCGTGCGTGGAGGGTTGTGTGTGCGACAGCGGGTACCTGCTCTACAACGACCGATGTGTGCCCAGCCAGCAGTGTGGGTGCTGGCACAATGGGCAGCACTACCCGGTGGGCTCGGAGTTCTGGACGGACAACACCTGCTCCACAAAGTGCACGTGTCCCGCACGGGGAGGCAAAGTCCAGTGCTCCAGCGCCTCATGCCCTGCAGGCCAGTACTGTGGTGTGCAGAACGGGAAACCCGAGTGCCTCGAACACTCCTACGGCATCTGCAACGTACACAACGATCCTCACTATGTTACCTttgacaaggtgacacacagCTTCATGGGGAACTGCACCTACACCCTGGCCAAAGTGTGCTCCAACAGCTCCTTGCCCTACTTCAATGTTGAGGCAAAGAACGAGCACCGTGGCAACCCCCGAGTGTCCTACGTGCGTGAAGTCCTGGTGGAGGTGTACGGAGAGCGCATTGCAATAGTCAAGCAGGAGAGGAGCCAAGTGCTGGTAAGGAGCTGGGCTGGCACAAGCATGATGGGTCTGCAAGGCAGGGCTGGCTTTTCTTGGCAGGGTCTGGCATGTACCAGGGAAGAGGGGTCCCCAGAGTGCAGCAGACATATGGCCgtgccagctgcaggggtgTCTGTGCGAGCGGGGCTCGTGGTCCTGTGGGGCTGAGGGCCCGAGAGACACCACGGTCCATTGCGGTGCGTCTGCCCTAGGTGAACGATGTGCGCCGCACCTTGCcagtgagtgcagcaggaggtgccaTCAGAGTGAGCACAAGCGGCCGCTACATCGTCCTGGAGACGGACTTCAACCTCAGAGTGTCCTACGACGCCGACCACTCGGTGGAGGTGAGGGTGCCCACCACCTACTCCAACCTGACCTGCGGCATGTGCGGGAACTTCAACAGCCGGCGAGAGGACGATTACATGATGCCCGACGGGCAGCAAGCCGCGGACTCCAATGCACTGGGGGAGAGCTGGAAGGTGCCGGACGGTGACCCCTCTTGCGGTGTGCCCTTACCCCCGGAACCCTGCAGTGCAGAAGAGGAGAAGCTCTACCAATCGGAGCAGTTCTGTGGCATGCTGACTGCCAGACCAGGCTCTTTTGAGAGCTGCCATGCCGTGATCAACCCCCAGAGCTACTTTGAGACCTGCTCCTACGACCTTTGTGCCCTGAGTGGCAGCCAGGAGGTCCTGTGTGGTGCCCTGGAGGCCTACGCTGACGCGTGCCAGGCAGCCGGCGTGACTCTTCTCCCCTGGAGGAATGCCACCTTCTGCCGTGAGTNNNNNNNNNNGAGTCATGGGGCTGCAGCGTTCTGGGCAGGGTGGGCTGTGGAGAGGAGGCGGCAGGACGTGCATCACTGAACGTTTCCTCTGGTCCTTCCTCTGTCAGGGACCTGTGTGGTGGAAGGAGACCCTCACTACCACACCTTTGACAAGCAAATACACCACTTCATGGGCACCTGCACCTACACCCTGTCCAAGCTGTGTGAGAGCAACAGCTCGCTGCCCTACTTCAACGTGGAAGCGGCCAATGAGCACAGGGGAGGCAACACTCGCGTGTCCTACGTCCAGTACGTGGACGTCGATGTGTATGGCCAGCGCATAAGGCTGGGGAAGGGCGGCGTGGTGACGGTAAGCACAGGGGGGAGCAACGTCGGGGC
This DNA window, taken from Oxyura jamaicensis isolate SHBP4307 breed ruddy duck unplaced genomic scaffold, BPBGC_Ojam_1.0 oxyUn_random_OJ72609, whole genome shotgun sequence, encodes the following:
- the LOC118159895 gene encoding IgGFc-binding protein-like, which translates into the protein ITCPANSHYEPCAAACPATCVDPLAPYKCSLPCVEGCVCDSGYLLYNDRCVPSQQCGCWHNGQHYPVGSEFWTDNTCSTKCTCPARGGKVQCSSASCPAGQYCGVQNGKPECLEHSYGICNVHNDPHYVTFDKVTHSFMGNCTYTLAKVCSNSSLPYFNVEAKNEHRGNPRVSYVREVLVEVYGERIAIVKQERSQVLVNDVRRTLPVSAAGGAIRVSTSGRYIVLETDFNLRVSYDADHSVEVRVPTTYSNLTCGMCGNFNSRREDDYMMPDGQQAADSNALGESWKVPDGDPSCGVPLPPEPCSAEEEKLYQSEQFCGMLTARPGSFESCHAVINPQSYFETCSYDLCALSGSQEVLCGALEAYADACQAAGVTLLPWRNATFCRTCVVEGDPHYHTFDKQIHHFMGTCTYTLSKLCESNSSLPYFNVEAANEHRGGNTRVSYVQYVDVDVYGQRIRLGKGGVVTVNGVAEVLPCTPSAGVQVSSSGFYTVVTTDFGLRVKFDGNHLVEVTLPSTFEQKVCGMCGNYNGMAADDFLNPEGVLEPDSTSLGNSWQVSNDSSCSAGQPAPPACSEADKQVIASSRFCGLLTDSSSPFQVCHAVLSPSGYFDTCLYDLCELGLEGEALCNSLQAYADACQALG